In one window of Kosmotoga pacifica DNA:
- a CDS encoding DUF5362 family protein, whose amino-acid sequence MAEGNKEVRLSFSTLKGLSYWAGFLGMWLIIAGIFAFIGGIIALGGGMGGIGPFLSGLISGGLTVFMGSKLRQAKKSIEEYMFSDNSIMLENGLDSMRVFFKVQGILIIIALVFAVVAIIAALSGVMMGFGHYY is encoded by the coding sequence ATGGCTGAAGGTAACAAAGAAGTGCGATTATCATTCTCAACATTGAAGGGTCTTTCTTATTGGGCAGGTTTTTTAGGTATGTGGCTCATCATCGCTGGAATTTTCGCATTTATTGGTGGCATTATCGCTTTAGGAGGTGGTATGGGAGGCATAGGCCCCTTTTTAAGCGGGCTGATAAGTGGTGGTCTGACGGTTTTCATGGGTTCAAAGCTTCGGCAGGCAAAAAAATCCATCGAAGAGTATATGTTCTCTGACAACTCTATAATGCTGGAAAATGGACTCGACAGTATGCGAGTCTTTTTCAAAGTGCAGGGCATACTTATAATAATTGCCCTTGTATTCGCTGTAGTAGCGATTATCGCAGCCCTCTCAGGGGTAATGATGGGTTTTGGTCATTACTATTGA
- a CDS encoding transcription antitermination factor NusB: protein MKKGTREIALEILSFFDKNGYIPSKKVEIALSTLSFEERKFTVNLYMGALRKQVFIDHILKKYLKRPDKLPAAVRNALRLGVFQIYFVDSVPEYAAIKETVSLVGVKSFKNLVNAVLRRIANERIEFDFLPLWLRHSHPEWLVSYFKALPYLDDLEPLLEYNQAPPLETYLIDEMKRAELEENSYFFTDSEFSDVAILVERGIGKPELHRVDEMEYILEKTGEKVLRKSGSMLSLLNEKPWLFRTLKRDDFSKATESLLSELANCEHKVFFLLLDSYSLEETRGLMHRLIKRGYSPEGFDVTFGGRLKGKEQDYGVYYFPPDAPRPCFVSYLRRR, encoded by the coding sequence ATGAAGAAGGGGACAAGAGAGATAGCGTTGGAGATACTTAGCTTCTTTGATAAAAATGGGTATATACCATCAAAAAAGGTGGAGATTGCACTCTCCACCCTTTCTTTTGAAGAGAGAAAATTTACTGTAAATCTATATATGGGAGCGTTAAGAAAACAGGTATTCATAGATCATATTCTCAAAAAGTACCTGAAGAGACCCGATAAACTCCCTGCGGCTGTAAGGAATGCGCTAAGACTTGGTGTTTTCCAGATATACTTCGTTGATTCAGTGCCGGAGTACGCGGCCATCAAAGAAACCGTAAGTCTTGTAGGTGTGAAGAGCTTTAAAAATCTTGTGAACGCAGTTTTGAGAAGGATCGCTAACGAACGTATCGAATTCGACTTCCTCCCCCTCTGGTTAAGGCATTCGCACCCGGAGTGGCTGGTGAGCTATTTCAAGGCTCTTCCGTATTTGGATGACCTCGAACCCCTTCTTGAATACAATCAAGCTCCTCCGTTAGAAACATATCTAATTGACGAAATGAAACGGGCAGAATTGGAAGAAAATAGTTACTTTTTCACCGATAGCGAGTTCTCCGATGTTGCTATACTTGTTGAGAGGGGAATCGGAAAACCGGAACTGCATCGAGTAGACGAAATGGAGTATATCTTGGAGAAAACGGGAGAGAAAGTGTTGAGGAAAAGTGGCAGTATGCTCTCCCTTTTGAACGAGAAGCCCTGGCTTTTCAGAACGTTGAAGAGAGACGATTTCTCAAAAGCAACTGAGTCCCTCCTTTCAGAACTCGCAAACTGCGAGCACAAGGTGTTTTTCTTGCTACTCGATAGTTACAGCTTGGAAGAGACACGAGGACTTATGCATAGACTGATAAAAAGAGGATACAGTCCTGAGGGCTTTGATGTTACTTTTGGTGGTAGATTAAAAGGAAAGGAGCAGGATTACGGAGTTTATTATTTTCCCCCTGATGCTCCGAGACCATGCTTTGTTTCATACCTGAGGAGGCGATGA
- a CDS encoding zinc metallopeptidase: MLFWDPTFIFLIPAIILAIWAQSLVQQRFYKYSRINSSFGFTGAELARRLLDNAGLFDVKVESIPGKLTDHYDPRTRVVRLSASTFNSHSIAALGVVAHEIGHAIQHKEGYVPLTIRNAFAPVASFGSGFSWIIFLMGLLFWSPVLMKFGIILFLLVVLFTLITLPVEFNASRKASVLLNNMGMPSKEIAAVNQVLNAAAMTYVASVAMALLQLLRMLFIAGLFGDRD, from the coding sequence ATGCTTTTCTGGGACCCAACATTCATATTCCTGATTCCGGCAATTATTCTGGCTATATGGGCTCAATCCCTTGTGCAGCAGAGATTCTACAAATATTCGCGTATAAATTCCAGTTTCGGATTCACCGGCGCCGAACTGGCAAGAAGGTTGCTCGATAATGCTGGACTCTTCGATGTTAAAGTCGAGTCCATTCCAGGAAAGCTCACGGATCATTACGATCCGAGGACGAGAGTCGTCAGGCTTTCCGCTTCTACGTTCAACAGTCATTCAATCGCAGCTCTCGGCGTTGTCGCTCACGAGATTGGGCACGCAATTCAGCACAAGGAAGGCTACGTTCCACTAACGATTCGTAACGCCTTCGCTCCTGTAGCGAGTTTTGGTTCGGGTTTCAGCTGGATCATTTTTCTGATGGGCCTTCTGTTCTGGTCACCGGTGTTGATGAAATTCGGTATCATCCTGTTCTTGCTTGTTGTCCTTTTTACGCTCATAACGTTGCCGGTGGAATTCAATGCCAGCAGGAAAGCCAGTGTTTTGCTGAACAACATGGGAATGCCATCAAAAGAAATAGCCGCCGTCAATCAGGTTCTCAACGCCGCGGCGATGACCTATGTAGCTTCCGTGGCGATGGCTCTTTTGCAGTTGTTACGTATGCTCTTCATAGCTGGATTGTTCGGTGATCGCGACTGA
- a CDS encoding DUF6062 family protein has product MKAKHVAESTIFDLLNAERSDCPICTAITESTRSWLESTLSNLMHNFEARDKLLKGGMCEKHRNITIELARSDSSIGGLSVALLFEEMLSRQVKALGIKKRKTKRNEKSCYLCSFEEETAGRYLNSLASLFNALRWRLLYENSKQTICIEHSDELLSLIKGDTERWFREVQNKKFLRLHQSLKLYINKHDYRNSEPFGPETDSWKLTAKLVGEKKT; this is encoded by the coding sequence ATGAAGGCAAAACACGTCGCTGAAAGCACGATTTTTGATCTATTGAACGCTGAGAGGTCCGACTGCCCTATATGTACCGCCATCACTGAATCCACAAGAAGCTGGCTAGAGAGCACACTCTCAAACCTGATGCACAACTTTGAAGCCCGGGATAAGCTTCTTAAGGGCGGCATGTGCGAAAAGCACAGAAATATCACTATAGAGCTCGCACGCTCCGATTCGAGCATTGGAGGTCTTTCTGTTGCGTTACTCTTTGAAGAAATGCTCTCAAGACAGGTCAAGGCGCTTGGAATTAAGAAAAGAAAAACGAAGAGAAATGAGAAAAGTTGTTACCTGTGCAGTTTTGAGGAAGAAACGGCCGGAAGGTACTTAAACTCCCTGGCAAGCCTTTTTAATGCTCTCCGCTGGCGATTGCTTTACGAAAATTCAAAACAAACTATCTGTATAGAGCACTCGGACGAGCTTTTGTCTTTAATAAAGGGTGATACCGAGAGATGGTTTAGAGAAGTACAGAACAAAAAGTTCTTAAGACTTCACCAGTCCCTTAAACTCTATATAAACAAGCATGATTATAGAAACTCAGAACCTTTTGGCCCAGAGACGGATTCGTGGAAATTAACAGCGAAACTCGTCGGCGAGAAAAAAACATAA